From Anaerohalosphaera lusitana, one genomic window encodes:
- a CDS encoding ATP-binding protein: MQYQENIRVLIVEDDPSARELVERVLRKSSDLARCHIQAAPNLASARQLLRENSFDNILLDLGLPDSAGTETLEKIRDIDPNVSIVVISGNDDNDTSIRAIKLGADYYIVKNKGMHEVLPRSICNAIRSRASRMPNSDSACEVLESKLRNSEQLLKNTRSDFMTIFDSVPAAIWYRDREGTILRANKTAAESVGKRVKDLIGKNYYDIFSSAAQTARSKDLAVIESGETIRGDVRCFKNHLDNVRYALVDRIPYKDSSGDIAGVIVFALDITDRKISDENLAKAREQLEAVNSRLAESAREANELAEKAQKASETKSRFLASVTHEIRTPINSILGFADLLQDEPLSTQQKHCVQMISSASNSLLDLINDLLDFSKIEAGKLSVQNEPVSIEALLTNVFNLLKPQANAQGIDLKLNLRPGLPANVQTDPARLKQCLINLLGNAVKFTEQGSVCLCAQAIQTDGKHSLAISVRDTGIGIPADKQEMIFDAFAQADITTSSKYGGTGLGLAVTAKLVDLLNGTIDLDSAPGKGSTFTINLPLQHSSFQKPAAPKQPAHIAAPTAAVNEVFVLTNDSHNSMLLSACLGSTPYHLRSFHESAQLLQTLQRIRPALLIIDSDLTTEQTLQALPHELPAILLGRTDTLPTDPENIRQLPKPLTRKALANTVSDMLPHTSPPESSSTNRSNDQQLPPELRPLLEKLSRISRSLKGAAQRNDWEFIDKVSQILNDIAGTSGIEFFENSSHDLNKAAAARQPDLIDEVAAELAGFCNSQMP, encoded by the coding sequence ATGCAATATCAAGAGAATATCCGCGTGCTGATTGTCGAGGACGACCCCTCGGCCAGAGAACTCGTCGAACGAGTTTTGCGCAAAAGCAGCGATCTGGCCAGGTGCCACATACAAGCTGCCCCGAACCTGGCAAGCGCCCGACAGCTCTTGCGCGAAAATAGCTTTGACAACATATTGCTGGACCTGGGCCTGCCCGACAGCGCTGGAACCGAAACACTCGAGAAAATTCGCGATATTGATCCTAACGTGTCGATCGTTGTAATCTCAGGAAATGATGATAACGACACCTCCATCCGAGCCATCAAACTCGGCGCCGATTATTATATCGTCAAGAACAAGGGTATGCACGAAGTACTCCCCCGCTCCATTTGTAATGCGATTCGGAGTAGAGCCTCACGGATGCCGAACTCTGATTCCGCCTGTGAAGTCCTGGAATCAAAACTCAGAAACTCCGAACAGTTGCTCAAGAACACCCGTTCCGATTTCATGACCATTTTCGATTCGGTCCCTGCCGCCATCTGGTACCGGGACCGTGAAGGCACAATCCTTCGTGCCAACAAAACAGCCGCCGAGTCCGTAGGCAAAAGGGTCAAGGACCTGATCGGCAAGAACTACTACGACATCTTTTCCTCAGCCGCCCAGACCGCCCGAAGCAAGGACCTGGCCGTCATCGAATCCGGCGAGACCATCAGAGGCGATGTGCGATGCTTCAAGAACCATCTTGACAATGTAAGATATGCACTCGTTGACCGAATTCCATACAAAGACAGCAGCGGTGACATCGCAGGCGTTATCGTTTTCGCACTGGACATCACTGACCGAAAAATTTCCGACGAAAATCTCGCAAAGGCCCGCGAACAACTCGAAGCCGTAAACTCTCGACTTGCCGAATCGGCCAGAGAGGCCAACGAGCTTGCTGAGAAGGCCCAAAAAGCCAGCGAAACGAAAAGCAGGTTCCTCGCAAGTGTAACCCACGAAATAAGAACGCCCATAAACTCCATCCTCGGCTTTGCCGACCTCCTGCAGGACGAACCCCTCAGCACCCAGCAGAAACACTGCGTCCAGATGATATCTTCTGCCTCGAACAGCCTCCTCGATCTGATCAACGACCTTCTCGATTTCTCAAAGATAGAAGCCGGAAAACTGAGCGTCCAGAACGAACCTGTCTCTATCGAAGCATTGCTCACCAATGTCTTCAATCTTCTCAAGCCCCAGGCCAATGCACAAGGGATCGACCTCAAGCTCAATCTCAGGCCCGGCCTGCCCGCAAACGTTCAAACGGACCCGGCCCGCCTCAAGCAGTGCCTGATCAACCTTCTCGGCAACGCCGTCAAATTCACCGAACAAGGCTCCGTCTGCCTTTGCGCCCAGGCCATCCAAACCGACGGAAAACACTCACTCGCGATTTCCGTTCGGGACACAGGCATAGGCATCCCCGCCGACAAACAGGAAATGATTTTCGACGCATTCGCCCAGGCCGACATCACCACCTCCAGCAAATACGGCGGAACAGGGCTTGGCTTGGCCGTCACCGCAAAACTCGTCGACCTGCTAAACGGCACAATAGATCTCGACAGTGCCCCAGGCAAAGGCAGCACCTTCACCATCAATCTGCCCCTGCAGCACTCGTCTTTCCAAAAACCCGCAGCCCCGAAACAACCTGCCCACATCGCTGCCCCGACCGCTGCCGTAAACGAAGTCTTCGTACTCACCAACGACTCCCACAACAGCATGCTCCTCTCAGCCTGTCTCGGATCCACACCTTACCACCTACGCTCGTTCCATGAATCCGCACAACTCCTCCAAACCCTCCAGCGCATCAGGCCAGCATTGCTGATCATCGACAGCGACCTGACCACCGAACAGACGCTCCAGGCTCTTCCACATGAACTTCCCGCAATCCTGCTCGGCCGGACCGACACTCTCCCGACCGATCCTGAAAACATCAGGCAATTACCAAAACCCCTCACCCGCAAGGCCCTCGCAAATACCGTCAGCGACATGCTCCCCCATACCAGCCCCCCAGAAAGTTCGAGCACCAATCGATCGAATGATCAGCAGCTCCCCCCCGAGCTCAGGCCGCTGCTTGAAAAACTGTCCAGAATCTCCCGGTCCCTCAAAGGTGCCGCCCAGCGAAACGATTGGGAGTTCATCGATAAAGTCTCACAGATCCTCAACGACATCGCGGGAACCAGCGGCATCGAGTTCTTCGAAAACTCATCCCACGACCTCAACAAGGCCGCCGCCGCAAGACAGCCCGACCTCATAGACGAAGTCGCTGCCGAACTCGCAGGCTTCTGCAATTCACAGATGCCCTGA
- the hemW gene encoding radical SAM family heme chaperone HemW, whose translation MTAQPRQPEPAGLYCHIPFCASKCRYCAFYSEPVSRHTTAELVTAMIAHLRRCDPAQPITTVYIGGGTPTCIPPADLLRLIDAIHNHFRITPDSREFTVEANPHHLTPSLLTGLRDHGVNRLSVGAQSFCDRELALLGRTHTADDITAAVRSARDAGYGNISLDLIFALPGSTLADWQRSLDAVLALAPEHISAYSLAYEPRTPFHRALEAGELTATDEETDRRMYELTIDTLTAAGYDHYEISNFARPHRRCRHNLTYWANDPYIGIGPAAASYYKGIRSTNTPDIPAYISALQQNDLPPQTETHTPTDLETACETAVLNLRRTAGIDLAEYKSRTHHDLRDLFAKEIDHNIRAGLLTLKNKSKNLALTPQALPIADKILTDFATI comes from the coding sequence ATGACCGCTCAACCGCGACAACCCGAACCCGCCGGCCTGTACTGCCACATACCGTTCTGCGCGTCCAAGTGCCGCTACTGCGCCTTCTACTCCGAACCCGTCTCACGCCACACCACCGCCGAGCTCGTCACTGCCATGATCGCCCACCTCCGCCGCTGCGACCCCGCCCAGCCGATCACCACCGTCTACATTGGCGGCGGCACACCGACCTGCATCCCGCCCGCCGACCTGCTCCGCCTGATCGACGCGATCCACAATCACTTCCGCATCACGCCCGACAGCCGTGAATTCACCGTCGAAGCCAACCCGCACCATCTCACGCCGTCCCTGCTTACCGGCCTTCGCGACCACGGCGTCAACCGGCTGTCGGTCGGCGCGCAGTCGTTCTGCGACCGCGAACTCGCACTGCTCGGCCGAACGCACACCGCCGACGACATCACCGCCGCCGTCCGCAGCGCCCGCGACGCGGGCTATGGAAACATCTCGCTCGATCTGATCTTCGCACTGCCCGGCTCGACGCTCGCCGACTGGCAGCGATCGCTCGACGCCGTCCTCGCGCTGGCCCCCGAGCACATTTCCGCCTATAGCCTGGCCTACGAACCCCGCACGCCGTTCCACCGCGCCCTCGAAGCGGGCGAACTCACCGCGACCGACGAAGAGACCGACCGCCGCATGTACGAACTCACAATCGACACGCTCACCGCCGCCGGGTACGACCATTACGAAATCTCCAACTTCGCCCGCCCGCACCGCCGCTGCCGCCACAACCTCACCTACTGGGCCAACGACCCGTACATAGGCATAGGCCCCGCCGCCGCAAGCTATTATAAAGGAATTCGCTCAACCAACACCCCCGACATCCCCGCCTACATCTCCGCCCTGCAGCAGAACGACCTGCCCCCGCAAACCGAAACCCACACACCCACCGACCTCGAAACCGCCTGCGAAACCGCTGTCCTCAACCTCCGCCGAACCGCAGGCATAGACCTGGCCGAATACAAATCCCGCACGCACCACGACCTCCGAGATCTCTTCGCAAAAGAGATCGACCACAACATACGCGCAGGCCTGCTAACCCTCAAAAACAAAAGCAAAAACCTAGCCCTAACCCCCCAGGCCCTCCCAATAGCCGACAAAATCCTCACCGACTTCGCAACAATATAA
- a CDS encoding PEP-CTERM sorting domain-containing protein: protein MNRTSILGLILFSFLPAIASANLITGDGIPLVQYNTLTGLVLVDTDGANVTGLGVDFYDSETGQVSEDVNHFFDNSPTNPLFAEYGGIIPEWRTGFVGETIYAELNGVRRPAGTLTPWAQISAGLTTDNFIGAKYWLEGSSRKYTDIQIVPEPATLAMLGIGTLAIRKNIFRN from the coding sequence ATGAATCGCACAAGCATTTTGGGCCTCATTCTGTTTTCATTTTTACCCGCAATCGCATCCGCAAACCTCATCACCGGGGACGGCATACCCCTCGTGCAATATAACACCCTGACCGGATTAGTTCTTGTAGATACTGATGGTGCAAATGTAACTGGACTAGGCGTGGACTTTTATGACAGCGAAACGGGTCAAGTTAGCGAGGATGTAAACCACTTTTTTGACAATTCACCCACCAATCCGTTATTTGCAGAATATGGCGGCATCATACCGGAATGGCGTACAGGTTTTGTAGGCGAGACTATCTACGCAGAGCTTAACGGCGTACGCAGGCCTGCCGGAACCTTGACTCCCTGGGCTCAAATATCAGCAGGGTTAACCACCGACAATTTCATTGGCGCTAAGTACTGGCTTGAAGGATCTTCACGTAAATATACTGACATCCAAATCGTACCCGAACCAGCCACACTCGCAATGCTGGGAATCGGAACTCTCGCGATTCGAAAAAACATTTTTCGAAATTGA
- a CDS encoding IS110 family transposase: protein MDKYIGFDIDSKKTVACVVQKGKKDCFSTFETDPEKMKQFLKQQGSRGDRLHLTFEISGQAGYLHDQLRGHVQDVTVSNPTRMTWIYRTSKKNDRIDARKQAVLLSIDEVPKVHMPRLEVRQWRVTIQHRRKMVSRVCQVKNRIRAIIKANGFSRPVESGSWWKLANRLWMRGLACFEADAEQLWRMSLADMLEELNMLESQLKRVTNYLDRYLAGQSGGKLLMSVPGVGPRTAEAILAYTDDIRRFRRTKQYCAYFGLTPKLDESGSTRRLGHISKQGPSVVRWLLVESAWQAIRKSPALKAFYEKVMNGQKGRGKIAAVAVARKLLSIMRAMLVNGELFNEELVGRSCGFDMRKSA from the coding sequence ATGGACAAGTATATCGGATTTGACATCGACAGCAAGAAAACAGTGGCATGCGTGGTTCAAAAAGGCAAAAAAGATTGTTTCTCGACCTTTGAGACGGATCCTGAGAAGATGAAGCAGTTTCTCAAACAGCAAGGCAGCAGGGGTGATCGGCTGCATCTGACCTTCGAGATCAGCGGTCAGGCAGGATATCTGCACGATCAGCTCAGAGGTCATGTCCAGGATGTGACTGTCTCGAATCCGACACGGATGACCTGGATATACCGCACGAGCAAGAAGAACGACCGGATAGATGCCCGCAAGCAGGCGGTTCTGCTCAGCATTGACGAGGTGCCGAAGGTGCATATGCCCAGACTGGAAGTCCGTCAATGGCGAGTGACGATCCAGCACCGCAGGAAGATGGTCAGCAGGGTCTGTCAGGTCAAAAATCGCATACGGGCGATCATAAAGGCCAACGGCTTCAGTCGGCCCGTGGAGTCTGGAAGCTGGTGGAAGTTGGCCAATCGTTTATGGATGCGCGGTCTTGCGTGCTTTGAAGCTGATGCTGAACAGCTTTGGCGGATGAGTCTTGCGGATATGCTTGAGGAATTGAATATGCTAGAGTCGCAGCTCAAGCGGGTTACGAACTACCTTGACAGGTATCTGGCAGGCCAGAGTGGCGGTAAGCTGCTGATGAGTGTGCCTGGTGTTGGGCCACGCACTGCTGAAGCAATTCTGGCTTATACTGACGACATACGCAGGTTCAGACGAACGAAACAGTACTGTGCTTATTTTGGTTTGACGCCTAAGCTTGATGAGAGCGGCTCTACTCGTCGACTCGGGCATATCAGCAAACAGGGTCCCAGCGTTGTCCGCTGGCTGCTGGTTGAAAGTGCCTGGCAGGCTATCAGGAAGAGTCCTGCGCTGAAGGCGTTTTATGAGAAGGTAATGAACGGGCAGAAGGGTCGCGGCAAGATCGCCGCAGTTGCAGTGGCTCGTAAACTGTTGAGTATAATGCGCGCGATGCTGGTCAATGGTGAGCTTTTTAATGAGGAGCTTGTCGGCCGGTCTTGCGGTTTTGATATGAGAAAATCGGCTTAG
- a CDS encoding NAD-dependent epimerase/dehydratase family protein, whose translation MKALITGGAGFIGSHLAEKLVQQQHSVTVVDDLSTGRAQNLAKLHAGPDFEFVKANACDADLMAPLIESCDIVFHLAAAVGVKLIVEKPVHTIQTNIHGTETILDLASKHRKKVLITSTSEVYGKSEKVPFREEDDTVLGSTMFSRWSYACSKAIDEFLALAYHDQFGLEVIITRLFNTIGPRQVGQYGMVVPRFVQAALANEPINIYGTGKQTRCFTYVGDVVDALIALVTTEGTEGRVYNIGSTEEVTIEELANMIIARTNSSSRKNYIPYQKAYGRPFDDMLRRVPSLERIRRTIGYQPDTDLNQTLDSVIKWCKANPLPGNPNDLSSQT comes from the coding sequence ATGAAAGCACTAATAACAGGCGGCGCAGGCTTCATCGGCTCCCATCTCGCCGAAAAGCTCGTACAACAGCAGCACTCCGTAACAGTCGTCGACGACCTCAGCACCGGCAGGGCACAAAACCTCGCCAAACTCCACGCCGGCCCCGACTTCGAGTTCGTCAAGGCCAACGCCTGCGACGCCGACCTCATGGCCCCGCTCATCGAATCCTGCGACATCGTCTTCCACCTCGCCGCCGCCGTAGGCGTAAAGCTCATCGTCGAAAAGCCCGTCCACACCATACAGACCAACATCCACGGCACCGAAACAATCCTCGACCTCGCCTCGAAACACCGCAAAAAGGTCCTCATAACCTCCACCAGCGAAGTCTACGGCAAAAGCGAAAAGGTCCCGTTCCGCGAAGAAGACGACACCGTCCTCGGCTCCACAATGTTCTCCCGCTGGTCCTACGCCTGCTCCAAGGCCATCGACGAATTCCTCGCCCTCGCCTACCACGACCAGTTCGGCCTCGAAGTCATCATCACCCGCCTGTTCAACACCATCGGCCCCCGCCAGGTCGGCCAGTACGGTATGGTCGTCCCCCGCTTCGTACAGGCAGCCCTCGCCAACGAACCCATAAACATCTACGGCACAGGCAAACAGACCCGCTGCTTCACCTACGTCGGCGACGTCGTCGACGCACTTATCGCCCTCGTCACCACCGAAGGCACCGAGGGCCGCGTCTACAACATCGGCTCCACCGAAGAAGTAACCATCGAAGAACTAGCCAACATGATCATCGCCCGCACAAACAGCAGCAGCCGAAAGAACTACATCCCATACCAGAAAGCCTACGGCCGACCATTCGACGACATGCTCCGCCGAGTCCCCTCCCTCGAACGTATCCGCCGAACAATAGGCTACCAACCCGACACCGACCTCAACCAGACCCTCGACTCAGTAATAAAATGGTGCAAAGCAAACCCCCTCCCAGGCAACCCGAACGATCTGTCATCCCAAACTTGA
- a CDS encoding DUF5050 domain-containing protein, with the protein MRKINRHILSIAVLLFLSILTVSPAGHIPTGIHFDVPLETVLNDWGWEIVYRGDYGERLPFDDVFGDVTRDTIMLAGIRDGSQTIDVLAAGPTDEVLEYTPKDVTHEANGVLWFCNAYSMGFAGPGDVIKQLMVDTSDDRDRDRLTWNTNGFSVPDEDYTIPDELTHGGQSGRNINLTYSTEWDRLVLEYVGDVGNPVALVIQGPETIVKGASAQFKAVAVYDTGIKRPLNSSMTWAVSDDSLATIDSRGVLTASDVSSPQKVTIHLEYIKNGVTCEGSFVLTITTVEKKLYFSNEYACWRADPDGSNLEPLPVGQGNVFDIAFDYENQRMYWGSLHRYANELKSANLDGSDYVAIGKAYVRGVAVYPGAGKVYWTDSASDTIERANLDGSNKEVLVSSGLAMPSGLELDVSEGKMYWVDTGNNHVRCANLDGTQDEILVRSLDNPIDLKLDLTNRKMYWVDHGSGKLQRANLDGTRVEDVVTGLAYPGGIALDLKDDKIYWTDFSYGHVARSDLDGSNIEIIAEDLDHLFAINISAQYNSPSKLLGLEIFGPAEVLGTEPEQYQAIAHYQNKSLIATDLVTWSVTTQEICSIEDGKLLVDRISRPAEATIYAEYSDGGRVVDTSKIVTCVPMLTTYYVEAAQGNDSNIGTDPDYPLATIQKAIELAEDGDTVLVNPGTYQGEVDFMGKAVTVAGVPGPDGAPVIDGLDDFAVSFYNAEGPDTVFKNFVIENSYIAVFLAGSSPTISNLTIVNNRYGIEAYADAQPAVSNCIFWNNELDDIFQCTATYSCIERGYEGQGNIADEPLFADFEQGDYRLHSEMGRYWPEIDKWVLDDVTSPCINTGDPALYPAEEPSPNGGRINMGVYGGTTQASRGPWAIKGDINQDAKVDMADLAIFANNWLTAMPWTQQTD; encoded by the coding sequence ATGCGCAAAATCAATCGTCACATTCTAAGTATTGCAGTATTACTGTTCTTGTCAATCCTCACTGTCTCACCAGCAGGCCACATCCCCACCGGCATCCATTTTGATGTGCCTCTCGAAACCGTCCTCAATGACTGGGGCTGGGAAATTGTGTACCGTGGTGATTATGGAGAACGCTTGCCTTTTGATGACGTGTTTGGGGATGTGACTCGGGACACTATAATGCTTGCCGGCATCCGCGATGGTTCTCAAACAATTGATGTACTTGCTGCGGGGCCCACAGACGAAGTTCTTGAATATACGCCTAAAGATGTAACTCACGAAGCTAATGGTGTTCTTTGGTTTTGTAATGCTTATTCGATGGGATTTGCCGGTCCCGGTGACGTTATTAAACAACTGATGGTGGATACCAGCGACGATAGAGATCGCGACAGGCTAACTTGGAATACGAATGGTTTTAGCGTGCCTGATGAAGATTATACCATTCCCGATGAGCTGACACATGGTGGGCAGAGCGGTAGGAACATAAATCTTACTTACAGCACCGAATGGGACCGCCTTGTCCTAGAGTATGTCGGAGATGTGGGGAATCCAGTTGCCCTTGTAATTCAAGGTCCAGAGACGATTGTTAAGGGTGCGTCAGCACAATTCAAAGCGGTTGCCGTTTACGATACCGGAATCAAACGACCACTGAACAGTTCCATGACATGGGCCGTAAGCGACGATTCCCTGGCCACAATAGATTCCCGCGGGGTGCTAACGGCCTCGGATGTATCCTCTCCCCAAAAAGTGACGATACACCTGGAATACATTAAGAATGGCGTCACGTGTGAAGGTTCTTTCGTTTTAACCATTACTACAGTTGAAAAAAAGTTGTATTTTTCAAATGAATATGCTTGCTGGCGGGCGGACCCTGATGGTAGCAATCTTGAACCATTACCGGTTGGCCAGGGGAATGTATTTGACATTGCTTTTGACTATGAAAATCAAAGAATGTATTGGGGCAGTCTTCATCGATATGCCAATGAATTGAAAAGCGCAAACCTTGATGGATCTGATTATGTGGCTATAGGTAAGGCATATGTCAGAGGTGTTGCTGTATATCCCGGTGCCGGCAAAGTGTATTGGACGGATTCGGCATCTGATACAATCGAACGGGCCAATCTAGATGGTAGCAATAAAGAAGTCCTGGTAAGTAGCGGGTTGGCAATGCCATCTGGTCTGGAGCTCGATGTTTCGGAAGGTAAGATGTACTGGGTTGATACTGGCAACAATCATGTGAGATGTGCCAATCTGGATGGTACGCAAGATGAGATACTTGTCCGGTCACTTGACAACCCCATTGATTTAAAACTAGACCTGACAAACCGGAAAATGTACTGGGTTGATCATGGCAGCGGGAAGTTACAAAGGGCGAATCTCGACGGCACGCGAGTAGAGGACGTGGTCACAGGTTTGGCTTATCCTGGTGGTATAGCCTTAGATCTAAAAGATGACAAAATTTACTGGACGGATTTTAGCTATGGGCATGTCGCTCGGTCAGATTTAGATGGCTCCAATATTGAGATCATTGCTGAGGACCTCGACCATCTATTCGCAATCAATATTTCTGCACAGTACAATTCTCCCAGCAAGCTTCTGGGCTTAGAGATATTCGGCCCTGCAGAAGTCCTTGGGACAGAGCCTGAGCAGTACCAGGCAATCGCCCACTACCAAAACAAGAGCCTTATTGCTACGGATCTCGTGACTTGGTCAGTTACGACTCAAGAAATCTGTAGCATTGAAGACGGCAAGCTTTTAGTCGACAGAATTTCAAGACCGGCCGAGGCCACGATCTATGCGGAATACAGTGACGGTGGAAGGGTAGTTGACACGTCAAAGATAGTCACCTGCGTACCTATGTTGACAACGTACTACGTGGAAGCAGCTCAAGGCAATGACAGCAATATCGGCACTGACCCCGATTATCCCCTCGCTACCATCCAGAAAGCTATCGAACTCGCAGAAGACGGCGACACCGTCCTCGTCAACCCGGGTACTTACCAGGGCGAAGTAGACTTTATGGGCAAGGCCGTCACCGTCGCGGGTGTGCCCGGCCCCGACGGTGCACCCGTGATCGATGGACTCGACGACTTCGCGGTATCCTTCTACAACGCTGAAGGCCCGGACACCGTCTTCAAAAACTTCGTCATCGAAAACAGCTATATCGCGGTCTTCCTCGCAGGCAGCTCGCCGACCATCAGCAACCTGACCATCGTCAACAACCGCTACGGCATCGAAGCCTACGCCGACGCTCAGCCGGCCGTTAGCAATTGCATTTTCTGGAACAACGAACTCGACGACATCTTCCAGTGTACCGCAACATATTCCTGCATCGAACGCGGCTACGAAGGCCAGGGCAACATCGCCGACGAACCCCTCTTCGCAGACTTCGAACAGGGCGACTACAGACTCCACTCCGAGATGGGCCGCTACTGGCCCGAGATCGACAAGTGGGTACTCGATGACGTAACCAGCCCCTGCATCAACACAGGCGACCCGGCCCTGTACCCAGCCGAAGAACCGTCACCCAACGGCGGCCGCATTAACATGGGCGTCTACGGCGGAACCACCCAGGCCAGCCGAGGTCCTTGGGCCATCAAAGGCGACATCAACCAGGACGCAAAAGTAGACATGGCCGATCTCGCAATCTTCGCAAACAACTGGCTGACAGCAATGCCCTGGACCCAGCAAACCGATTGA